From the genome of Candidatus Poribacteria bacterium:
GAAGATACCTTTTATATTGTCCTTAATGAAGGTATTTTCCGATCTGACGATGCTGGAAATTCGTGGATAAACATGAACAACGGTTTAGACAGCCGCTTCACACAGAAATCGGGAATTTATACATTACAGTTGAGCGGAGGCACTCTGTTTGCCGGAACCTCTCTGGGAATCTACCGCTTCAAGACGGGAACTTGGGAACACCTACAGTTGCCAGTGGACAATACTGTGGTAGTGCGTTCTTTGGCGGTGTCTGAAGACACTATCTATGTCGCCGTAGAGGTAAATATAATGGAAGGTGACGGAACGCCAGATGAAAATTACCATAATTTGTGTGACATCAGTAAAGATTCGTGGTGGGTATTCCGATCAACCGATGCAGGCGATTCTTGGACAGATGTAACGCCTACAGATGCCCGAAATTTGATAATGAAAACGTTGCCGTCGATTAAACTGGTCGCATCTGGGAAAACTGTTTTACTGATAGGTGGAGAGGAAGGCGTTGTGGCTCGCTCAACGGACTTTGGAAACACTTGGCGTTCCACAGAATCTTCCGGTATTACATCTATGCAGTTTAGTGTGGGTTCTGCTGTCGCTTTAGACGAAAACACCTTTTATACTGGTGGCATCCCTGGAATCCATCAATCAAAGGATGGCGGTGAAACGTGGCACCGATTCAATACAAGGTTTGAGTGCCGTGTGGATAATTTAATCAGTTTAGAGACGAGTCCAAATTCAAAAGCATCTAAGGTGCTGTACGCGACGGTTGTTGGCGGTGTGGTCAAATCAACAGACGCAGGTAGTTCCTGGACTGCTGTTGACATCGAACGGGCAAGGTATACCCTTACGGTACCAAAGTTCAATGCGAAACTCAAAGATAGGGAAGACACGCCGCTAATTGGACAGATTTCCGAAGTCAATGGTGTCCTATATGCAAAAGGGATTCGACGTAATTGTGAGACGGCCTACTATCGTTTAGATCCAGACAAAAATTGCTTATTTCCTGTAGAGGGTTATATTTTTAGAGAGGGAAAGACACCGCCTTCGCGAGATTCAGGAAGGCTCATGTGGACCGTGTTCAAGGGAATAACACTCCCCTTTGATTCTTACCGGCTACCGAAACAAGAGGGCCAAATTACCTTTACCAGCTCTACAGATCCGGACGCTGATTCTGAGGATTTATCAACGCAGATAATACGCGAGAATCCGAGATTTGGCGCAGAATGCTTTTTAAAACTGTTGGATCAAAAACAAGACGAGCATCAACTAACTTACACATTGATGTTGGAAGGCTTATACGGCAACTTCGCGGTGAGTGGAGAAACGTACTATATGGAGTACAACTATAAACTCTTCCGATGGAAACCGGGTGACACAAGATGGTCGGATACCGGTGTAGAGGAAACTTGTGAACTCACGCGTGAAAATATGGGTCGAGGTTTTAAACTTGCTACATCGGGTGAAACAGTATACGTCGGTAAGCGGGATGGACATCTCGTCCAATCGCTTGATGGTGGAGATAGTTGGAACGACATTACATCAAACCTACCGCTACCTGTTGCGCACTTCAATCAAATTGTCTTTGCCGATTCGACGGTTCATATCGCAACTGACAAAGGCGTTTTCAATTCAATAGATGGTGTTGTGTGGAATGCAATCACCGATAAAGCGGGGAAAGACGTAATCATTAAGTCGTTAGCAACAGCAGGGGATACTGTTTATGGCGCGAATGATGACGGCATCTATCACTTAGAAAAGGAAACAGGGACTTGGCAACAAATTGTGCCTGAAATTCCGGATACTATAACTTCTCTCGTTGTTGATAGAGATGCCTTTTACGTTGGCACCGAACATCGTGGCGTGCTCCGTTTTGAACGTTCTGAGTCGTAGTACCCAACACACATCACCTTGTTTGTTAGATACATGTTTTGTAAGTGTGCACATTGGAGCGTAATTAATGCTAACAACACTCATTCGCCGGGAACTCCTTGATAACCTGATGACGTTCCGATTTGCTGCAGCTGCCTTGATTATGCTGTTGCTTGTCGTCGCGAATACCTCGGTGCTCATCACGGATCACGAGCAACGCTTGGCAAGCCACAATGCTGCGGTCAAAATGCATCAGAGGCAGCTTCAGGCGGCGAAAACGTATTCCTCAGGGATAAGGAAATTAGTCGTCGACCGACCCCCGAACCCGTTAAGCATTTTCAATGTCGGGTTCGATAAGCAGCTCGGAAACGAGGTTCAGATATCCCATTCGTATGTTCCATCGTTGTGGGACACCGGGATGCATGGGTCGGACAATCCGTTTATGGATATGTTCGCTTCGCTGGATATTGTTTTTATCTTTGAGGTGATTCTGAGTTTATTGGCACTGATTTTCGCCTACGATACGCTCGCTGGAGAATATGAACGTGGCACATTACGTCTGGTCTTGACACATCCGGTCCGTCGCGGGCATATCCTGCTTGCCAAATATATCAGTGCGATGCTTTGCTTACTTGTGCCGTTGCTAATGAGCCTGCTCCTTGCAGTCATCTTGCTGACGATGACCCCTTCCATTTCTCTGAACACCGGTGATTTTTTGCGGATCGGAGGGATTATTTTAACCACCGTTGTATACCTTTCCGTATTCTATCTCATCGGACTGTTGATTTCGGCGGCGACGCGTCGGACCAGAACTGCGTTGATGCTCTCCATGTTTGTGTGGGGATTTTTGGTTCTTGTCTATCCGAATATGATTCTTGCCGTGGTCCCGCAACCGGAGGCACCGCAAGCGCGCCGGGCATCCGCTTTTAATCAAATCGAACAGATGTGGGAGGAATTTGACAGAGACCGGAAACGGTTCCTCGCCACCGACGCGCTCCCAGGGGAAGACTGGCATTTTAACATTCTGGGCAGTGGCGGGTATAGTGAAGGTCTTTGGGGTGACCCTAGTCGCTTGTTGTATGCCTACAACAGCAGCATGTCGGCTGGCAGCCTTAACGATGAAGCTGAACCTAAGATTCCGCACGCCCAGAATTATTTCGGTTTCCTCGGGACCCAGGTTATCGGGACAGCAGACCAAACATGGCTCATCCGAAAGCCCGCACTGGAAGGCATCTTCACTCAACCCGCAAACGTGGAGCGACTCTATCTGAAACTCTCGCCCGTGGGACTGTATGATGCCGCAACACAAGCCTGGGCTGGCACAGACCTGCGCGGTGTCAGAGATTTTCTTGACGCTGCGAGACGACACAGACAGCGCGTAATTGACTATCTCTATGATGAAGAGGTATTCAAGTCTCGACAGTGGTTTTCTTCGGACAAAGGTGCCGCAGATTGGAGCAATCTACCGCAGTTCTCTTTTCAAAGGGTCGATGTGAACACAAATGCAAAGCGAGCCTTACCGGATTTAAGCATACTACTCATGCTTAATGTCATTATTTTCATCGTGATATTTCTGATTTTCATCAAAAGTGAAGTGTAAAATGGCTATCAGCGGTCAGGTCGCTGCGCTTTCAGCAATCAGTTAAGAAACCTATGTGACGGTTGCTCGTGTGCTCACTCCCACAAACTGCTGATTACCGACTGCACTTACTAATATAGCACAATCACTCTTTGCTGAAGGCTCATTGCTGACAGCCGACAACCATAAAAAAATGTGGCATATTGCGAAACGCGAACTTTATGATAATCTCAATAGCCTCCGATTTGCCCTGGCAACGGTGTTGTTGCTCGGCTTGATGTTGACCAACGCGATTGTACATCTCCGAGAACATCCGAAACGCGTCCAGAACTCTCGCAATTATGTCGTCGAATATCAGAATCGCTTAGCATTTCATGCTGGGGATAGTTTGTATAAACTCGCCGAGCAGGGACCCGGGGACCTCCATAAGCAGCCATCTGTCCTCCGTTTCTGTGCAGAAGGCGGTGAGGCGTTTCTACCAAATTATGCGATAGGTGGTGCCGACCGTTGGGGACACGGCGGCCAACCGCCCTTAGAAAGTTTCTGGATACTGAACTATCCATCGGCCACCCCTGACCTGCATAATGTTCGCACAAACGTCACCAAAGTGGATTGGGGTTTTATCATCGGTTACGTCTTAAGTCTCATCGCGCTCCTATTCACCTTCGATGCGATTTCCCACGAACGCGAACGAGGCACACTGCGATTGATGTTGGCGAACTCGATTCCGCGTCATACCGTCCTGATTGGTAAGTTTTTAGGAGCATTAATCAGTATAAACATTCCTTTCACGCTTGCCGTCTTGGTGAATCTCTTAATGATTTCTACGTCAAGCGATGTACACCTTAGTGCGGAGGCGTGGGGGCGTTTAGGGCTCATTTTCTCTATTGCGCTTTTGTACATAAGTCTATTTCTGGCGTTGGGGCTGCTTGTGTCGGCACGTGTACAACGGAGCGCGGTGAGTCTCGTGATACTCCTCTTGGCTTGGGTCACCTTTGTCGTTTTTATGCCCAGTACACTCGTTTCGATTGCAGGGCGTTCTGCCCCGTCAACGTCTACTCTCGGATTTTCTGAACGCAGTGCTCAACTTGAGGAGGAACTTCTGCGCGAATACTACACGCTCCAATATGGTTCAAATAAGCCTTTAACTCAAATCCAAATATTACAAGTGGCAGGCGAGTTCGTCACCAAAGACGCAGCGCAGCAGGAACGCCTGCATGAAGAACGCTTAAAACAGCAAATTTCTCAGGTCCGTCGGGCGCGTGCGATCACCCAAATTTCACCCGTCACCATTTTCTATCACCTCCTTGAAGCCTTTGCTGGAACGGGGTTTGAGCGACATTTGCAATTTTTAGAGAACGTTAAATCCTATGCCCAACAATTTCGGGTTTTCATCGCTGACACCGATCAAACCGATCCGGAGAGTCTTCATATCTTTGGGGTTCGTGAAGGGATGTCGCAGAAGCCTGTCGCTTCAGAGGCGATTCCAAAATTTGAAGATACCTTGAGTCTCAATAAGGACTTCAACACAGCAGCAGTCGATCTGTTGTTGCTAACGTTGTTCGTTGTAGTTTTACTATCCGCGGCGTATCTCGCGTTTGTCCGTGTCGAGCTTTAACGCAAGCAAATCTTTCTTGTCTACATATTCTGAATTTTCTTTTTAAACCTTTTCGATGAAAACCCCCCTCTTTGTAATTACAGTAAAATATACAATCACTTGAACATTGCGGAAGCGAAGATACAATCACCTTGCAATTTCGGGAAATATGACAGTATGAAGTTGGATTTCACTATGTTCTTGAGGATCTATGATCCTCTGTTGGATTTAAGAGATATTTGGGGCACCCACATCTGTCTCTTCAGTTCCGTTCAACCCAACCTACAGAAGACCTTGAAAAATAAAGATTGCAGAATTACGAAACTTTTTTATTTAAAGTAGCATCTTAAATGTTAATATGAATTGATGAACATACCCTTTTCAGAGGTGTCCGATGAAAAACAACGATGCTCAACTCATCCAACGCGTGCTTGAAGGCGATGATACTGCGTTCTCCGTGCTTGTGAGAAAATATCAGAAATCCGTTCACGCACTGGCGTGGCGGAAGATCGGGGATTTCCATATCGCCGAGGATATTACACAGGATACCTTCCTGCAAGCGTATCAAAAACTCTCAACACTGAGAAAACCGCAGCGTTTCGCGGGTTGGCTCTATGTGATAGCAGCGAACTACTGCAAAATGTGGCTGCGTCAGAAACGTTTATCAACCCAGTCGTTGGAAAACACAAGCAGCGCGCAATTAGAAAAAGCAACCTATTCTGGATATGTTATTGAGGAAAACGAGCGGACAACAGCAGAAGCACAGCGCGAGATCGTCAAAAAGTTGCTTGCGAAGTTACAAGAGAGCGAGCGTACAGTCATCACCCTTTACTACCTTGGGGGAATGAATTATGAACAGATAAGCGAGTTTCTGGGTATGTCGGTTAGCGCGATTAAGAGCCGACTCCACCGAGCAAGACAACGATTAAAGAAGGAGGAACCGATGATTCGAGAGGCTTTAGGCAACTTCCAAATTACACCAAATCTATCAGAGAATATTATGCGGGAGATTTCGCGTATGAACCCAATTGCGCCATCTAGCAGTAAACCGTTGGTGCCGTGGGCAATCGGCGTTTCCACATTAGTCGTTGTCTTTTTGATGGTAGGCGTTGGCAGTCAATACCTGTCGCGTTTCCAGAAACCCTACAGTTTCGATGCGACTTCGGAGATGACAGTTGAACTCATTGAAGCACCTATCGTGCTGAGCCTTGAATCCAAACCTGATGTCCGGACGCAGCTCGGAAACGTCAATACGCCAAGTAAGAACAATGCCTCTCATCGACAGCCTAATAAGGAAAAGTCTGTGGTTCACGAAACCTTGAAAGATTTCCAACACTCAGACGATCTCGTGGAGGACATCATGAAATGGACTCGGGTACGTGAACCGGGTATATTGGGCGAAGTAGGTACCCTGTCAGGGACTTCGGAAAATACGCTCTATACCGTTATAGGCGACAGGAGTATCTATAAGCTGCCATCGGGTGAGGAGGCGTGGCAACTTGTCGATGACACCTTCCTATATCAAAACACCGGCGGTAATATACCCATAGCAGAGCGGGATGGTACACTTTATATTATCTTATCCAATGAATTGTATGCTTCCACTGATGATGGCGAAACTTGGCACTTCGTCGGCACCTGCCCCCAAGGGTATGTTAGGGAATTGAGGGTTACAGAAGATGCGCTTTACCTTTGTCTCAGTGACGGTATCTTCCGATCCGATGACGCTGGAAATTCTTGGAAGGATATAAGCAATGGCTTAGATGATCGCTTGTCCGAACACTCAGGAATTCATTCGTTACAAATGAGTCAAGGCACGCTATTTGTGAAAACCGATCTCGGACTCTATCGTCTTGAGGCGGACACTTGGCAACACTTACGATTACCAGTAGATGAAGCCGTGCATGTTGGTTCTTTAGCGATATATGAGGACGAAATTTATGTCATAGCATCAGTGAATATTTTGGATTTCTATGGGGCTCCGAAAGATATTTGGGAGCGATTGTGGAAAGGCGAGATGCGTTCGTGGTGGATTTTCCGATCAACCGATGGGGGTGACGCATGGAAAGACATAACACCCATGAACGCTTGGAATCTGACGGGCTTCCGTCCGGATATAACGTTGATTACGACACGGAATACACTCTTGGCAATCGGGAATGATGACGGTATGGTAGCACGCTCGGTTGATAGTGGAGACACTTGGACATCTATAGCGTCTTCAGGGATTTCTCCCATACAGTTCAGTGTGCGATGCGCTGTAGCTTTAGATGGAAACACATTTTATACGGGTGGCAGCAGTGGGATTCACCGTTCAACTGATGGTGGTAAGACGTGGCACCGCTTTCATACCGGACTGGAAAGTCGTGTTGATAATTTAGTTAGTTTCGTGGCAGATCAGGCACCAGACAGGTCTGCAGCACTTTACGCCAGCGTGGGTAAACATTTTGTCAAATCGAACGATGGCGGAACATCCTGGGAGGCTGTCAGCTTGGCAGTGAACCCCAGTGCCCGTTTATCCCAAAAGCAACAACCGGAAATTGTGCAGGTAGCAAAAACTAATGGGGTGCTCTATGCAAAAGGAATTCAAGAAATTTATGAGACTGCTATTTTTCAGTTGTCTTCCGATGGTAATACTCTCATCCCCGTTACAGGAACACCCCCTTCTTTAAGTTCATCTGGACTGGTGCAAAAAGTACTGGCGGGCAAGCGTTTCACTTTCAGAGACGAAAGACGATCAGTGCCGGAACTTCGCGTTGGCTTTTCTGGTGTAGCTGATGCCTTATTGGATGATTTATCAAAGACCCCTGATTTTGGGGCAGACAGTTTCTTTGAAAGATTGGTAGAGAGGCAAATAGACCCTCGAGTGGTCTATGAGTTAATACGGGAAGGATTATGGGGTAACTTCGCAGTCAGCGATGAAACGTTCTACATGGAATACAACTATAAACTCTTCCGATGGAAACCTGGTGACCCAGAATGGCACGACACCGGTTTGGAGGAGACCGGTGAACTCCGTCGCGAGACCTTGTGGAGAGGCTTTAAAATCGCTGCATCGGACGGAACCGTCTATGTCGGTAAGCGGGATGGACATCTCTTACAATCGCTTGATGGGGGAGACACTTGGAATGATGTCACACCAAATCTGCCCTTCTCTATCGAGCATTTCAAAGAGATAGTCTTTGCAGATTCAACGGTCTGCGTCGCGACTGATAAAGGGGTTTTTTATTCAAAAGATGGCGTTGTCTGGAATGTCCTTGTCGATGAGACGGGAAAACCTGTTATCATCAAGTCGTTATCTACAATAGGGGATTCCGTTTACGGTGCCAACGATGAAGGCATCTATTATCTACAAGGTGAGACAGATACTTGGGAACAAATTGCCCCAGAAGTTTCAGGTGTCGTGACTTCTCTCGTTGTGGACGAAAATATGTTTTACGTCGGCACGGAACGACGAGGTGTCCTGCGTTTTGAACGTACCAGCAGATAAGCATATCCCTCATACATAAAAACATAACTGATCCGAAAAACTTAAAACTATGGTGAATTGTAAAAATAAGTTTACATTTCGTCGGGGACCCGGTAGGCAGGGTTTCCTGACTGGGTCAGTAGAAAAAATGTCTGCTTATTTTTGGGATTCACCATAAATGACCCTAACGAGAGGAAAATAGAATGGAAAAACTATTTGATTACGCTGTGCTATTTAGTGCGTTGATGCTTATTGCAGCAGGCTACGCTGCGGCAGATATTGCTGATGGCCTTGCGGTTCACTTTACGTTCGATTCCGTCAAAGGCAAGCGAATTCTTGACGAGTCCGGCAACGGTCTGGATGCCGAAGTTATCAAAAACACTCAATTTGTCAAGGGCAAATACGGAAAAGCAATTCGTATCACTGGTGAAACTGAAGATTGCGTGAATATCCCGTCCTCGGATGCCTTAAAAATCAGTGATGAAATTACGATGATGGCATGGGTGTATCACGAAGATTGGACGCGGAGTTCTTCCCAATGGTTTGATAAGGGGTGCTATTCTAAGCACACTGAATCTTACGGTATGGTAGTCTGGGGTAAAAAGGATTTTCCGGAACTAGGAGCCCTTGAAACGGACTCAGTGGTCTCGATGCTTGTTGGGGGTGCAGACTTGCAGCAAAGCATTACTACACCGAACGAAATGAAGCATAGGACATGGCATCATGTCGTCGGAACCTACGGTGATAAAGCTTTAAAAATCTATCTTGATGGAAAAATAATTGCTAATTTACCTTCACAGGTTGATGACTTCTTCGGCACCAACGAGGAGGATTTGCGGGTTGGCTGTGCGAAAAATAAACCGCAGTACGCATTTGAAGGCGGTTCCATTGATGAAGTTGCGATATGGAGTCGTGTGCTCAGTGAAGATGAAGTCAGAACCGCGATGCAGGGCCCCTTGCTCGCAATCTCGCCGAAGGGTAAGGTCACTACGACGTGGGGCAATATGAAGCGGAAGGCGTTTTAGATGTCTGAATCGCGGAGGACTTGGTATAAATTTATGACAACACTTTGGCTAATTATCCAGCGAGAATTCGTCTCAAATGTTCTGACCTCCCGATTCATGATCGGTTTTGTGGTCTGTCTGATGTCGACAGCTGCTGCCGTTTTCGTTCAGGTTGCAGATTACGAAAAGCGATTGGGAACATATCACGTTGCTGTTCAGGAACATCACGAAGAGAAGCGAATGTGGGACCTCTACAGCCAAATTAATCCAAAGGCATATAGGAAACCGAATCCACTCAGCATCTTTAACGTCGGCATGGAAAAATCCGGTGCGGATATGGTGAGTATTAAATTGGCAACACCTATTTGGGAGAAAGAAGCACAGAAACAGGGATCAGACAACCCATTCCTTTCAATTTTCCTTTCTATTGATGTCATTTTCGTCTTCAAAATCGTGCTCAGTGCGTTGGCAATTTTGTTTGCTTACAACACAATTTCAGGGGAGAGGGAGGATGGTACCCTAAAACTGGTGTTATCCAATCCGGTTTCGAGGGACGCGCTCGTACTTGGGAAATACCTTGGTGGCGTGTTATCTCTGTTTCCGATTGTGGTGATGAGTTTCACTGTTGGCATCGTTATTGCTTACACCTCTCCTGCTACTGATTTTGATGCTGATGATCTGCTACGCCTCGTCATGGTGCTCGTTGTTTCGCTGTTGTATGTGTCAATCTGTTATCTTTTAGGGATGCTCTTATCTGTGTGGACAAAGGAAGCAGCGACTACGCTGATCCTTTCGATGTTTATTTGGGGAATTCTGACAATTGTCCATTCAAATATAGCAACGTTTGCAGTCGCGAAGTTCCCACCGCGTAAACCTCAACCCGAAAAAGAAGTGCTGCAACAGATTGATCAGATGTGGGAAAATTTCAAGGAAGAACGAAATGCCCAACTGAAAAAGTGGGGATATAAGTATCCAACAAGCGCGCTTTCTTGGATAGCCGATGGTCCTCTGACACTGTCGATTGAAATGCGGTCGCCAGGGGAACTCGGGTTCCAAGAACTTTATGAAATCAAACCTATTGACATCTTAGATGTTTCCAAATTTCAGGAAGTATTAGGCTACCAAGAACCGCTCCGTATTGATTATGTAAACAAAGCTGAGGAAATTTTCAAACGGAGGGAGGACATTCGCGAAAGGAACAGTCAACTCGCCAGAGATATTTCCCGGGTATCTTTCGCGGACACATATCGTTTTGCTGTCGGCGCAATTATAGGCACGGACAGGAAGAGTTATAATGATTTTATCGGACAGGTGAGAAATTATAAGCGTCAAGTTGTGGACTACCTCGCCGGTAAGAATGCATTTTCCGCGCGAGCGTGGTTTTCGAGTGATAGGGGAGCTGCAGAACTCACAGATCTACCTGTTTTTCAGCACCGATATAACTCCCTTTCTGAGGGTCTCTCGCGTGCGTCGGGTGATATTTTTATTTTATTAGCGTGGAATGTTATTCTGTTCATGGGCGCATACGTATCGTTCCTCCGGTATGATATGAGTTGAGGAGGAGGGTTATCAGTTTTTTAGTTTTCAGTTTTCAGTTAAGATGCGCTTTGTAACAATCTTCCCACCATAGAATATTTTAGGGCGAGGTGAATTGTTACCAGAAACCTCTTGTGACTGATAACTGTTAACTGACCGCTGACAACTGACAACCATTAAAAATGATTTGGCATATTGCGAAAAAAGAGATATATCATAACCTCATGACGCTGCGGTTCGTTTTGATGGTAATCCTGCTGCCTGCCCTAATGCTGGCGAACGCGCTCATATACGGCTTCGGCGATAGTGGATATAGAGAGGAAGTCGATGCGTATAACCTCGCGATGGAAAGAAGATTGTCTCGCGTTAAGGACGATGCCGACGAGAGTTTAGGGAAACTCGCTATGCGGGGTCCCGGTGAGATTTACAAGCGTCTGAGTCGATTCAAATTTTGTGCTGATGGGGCTGCTGAACTCATCCCGAACTCTATCCCCATTGCAGCGCATGGAGGCGGTCGTGGAGGTAGTGGTGGTGTAGTAGAAGACTACAGTTGGCGAGAAATGTGGACTCTTGAATATCTACCGTCAAATCATGGAGGCGGCGCAACCACACTTATCAAAATCGACTGGGTGTTCATCGGTATCTTCATGGGTTTCTTTGTTATACTATTCACTTTCGATGCCATTGCCGGGGAACGGACAAAGGGAACACTGAGCCTCATGATGTCTAACCAGATTTCCCGAGGACAGATGCTATTCGCGAAATATCTGGGCACGTTTTTTACACTCATGGTGCCGCTCACAATAGGTATCCTCATGAACCTACTGGTCATCTATCTTTCAGGGAGTATTTCGTTTAGTTCGAGTGATTGGCTTAGAATTTTAGGGATGGTCGGACTTTTTACGCTGCATATCTCTATCTTTATTTTTCTCGGACTGTTCTTCTCAAGTCGGGTATCAAACGCCATCACCAGTTTAGTGTGGTTGCTATTAACTTGGGTATGCTTGGCGTTTATCTTTCCGAGCTTACTCGGACTTTTCGTTGGTACCCTCGACCCGATTCCGTCAATAGAGATCGTCTCCTCGCGAAAACGTGCACAATTAGCAAACATCGAGGATGAATTTCGTCCAATGGAGTTGTTGGAGGTAACCAAACTAAGCGAGGCACCTTCACCTGATAATCCATCAGCCACACGCCGATGGGCAACGTACTTCACGAGAAGGTACGAAACGAAAACCCGTATAGCCGACGAACACGTAGATCAGCAATTGAGGCAGGTGAAACTCGCCAGGGAACTCACCCAAATCTCTCCGATAGTTTGCTTCCAATATGCAATGGAAGGGCTTGCAAACACTGGGATTGTTAGTTATATGGATTTTGTCAAGCAGGTTCGCCGTTACAGACAA
Proteins encoded in this window:
- a CDS encoding sigma-70 family RNA polymerase sigma factor, with product MKNNDAQLIQRVLEGDDTAFSVLVRKYQKSVHALAWRKIGDFHIAEDITQDTFLQAYQKLSTLRKPQRFAGWLYVIAANYCKMWLRQKRLSTQSLENTSSAQLEKATYSGYVIEENERTTAEAQREIVKKLLAKLQESERTVITLYYLGGMNYEQISEFLGMSVSAIKSRLHRARQRLKKEEPMIREALGNFQITPNLSENIMREISRMNPIAPSSSKPLVPWAIGVSTLVVVFLMVGVGSQYLSRFQKPYSFDATSEMTVELIEAPIVLSLESKPDVRTQLGNVNTPSKNNASHRQPNKEKSVVHETLKDFQHSDDLVEDIMKWTRVREPGILGEVGTLSGTSENTLYTVIGDRSIYKLPSGEEAWQLVDDTFLYQNTGGNIPIAERDGTLYIILSNELYASTDDGETWHFVGTCPQGYVRELRVTEDALYLCLSDGIFRSDDAGNSWKDISNGLDDRLSEHSGIHSLQMSQGTLFVKTDLGLYRLEADTWQHLRLPVDEAVHVGSLAIYEDEIYVIASVNILDFYGAPKDIWERLWKGEMRSWWIFRSTDGGDAWKDITPMNAWNLTGFRPDITLITTRNTLLAIGNDDGMVARSVDSGDTWTSIASSGISPIQFSVRCAVALDGNTFYTGGSSGIHRSTDGGKTWHRFHTGLESRVDNLVSFVADQAPDRSAALYASVGKHFVKSNDGGTSWEAVSLAVNPSARLSQKQQPEIVQVAKTNGVLYAKGIQEIYETAIFQLSSDGNTLIPVTGTPPSLSSSGLVQKVLAGKRFTFRDERRSVPELRVGFSGVADALLDDLSKTPDFGADSFFERLVERQIDPRVVYELIREGLWGNFAVSDETFYMEYNYKLFRWKPGDPEWHDTGLEETGELRRETLWRGFKIAASDGTVYVGKRDGHLLQSLDGGDTWNDVTPNLPFSIEHFKEIVFADSTVCVATDKGVFYSKDGVVWNVLVDETGKPVIIKSLSTIGDSVYGANDEGIYYLQGETDTWEQIAPEVSGVVTSLVVDENMFYVGTERRGVLRFERTSR
- a CDS encoding sigma-70 family RNA polymerase sigma factor, whose product is MKNDDAKWIERILVGDEVAFTALVKKYEKQIHAFVWRRVRDYHIAEEITQDTFLRAYEKLSTLRNPNRFSGWLYMIATRCFLTWLGEKKNPMQSLEAMSEAEVEALFYTQYMAEQTERSATEKQREIVEYLLQKLTANERTVVALHYLSEMSCEEIGDFLEMSPNTVKSRLHRARKRLRKEAPVVREALGGFHVSDDLMEDVMKWIQMNEPGVAVPVGTLTKTSDGSLYAVMGYENIYKLPAGENEWQLVNADLLRQGTKGNIPIAEHNGTLYIIPSDEMFASTDGGKTWNSIGPCPNGHVRELLITEDTFYIVLNEGIFRSDDAGNSWINMNNGLDSRFTQKSGIYTLQLSGGTLFAGTSLGIYRFKTGTWEHLQLPVDNTVVVRSLAVSEDTIYVAVEVNIMEGDGTPDENYHNLCDISKDSWWVFRSTDAGDSWTDVTPTDARNLIMKTLPSIKLVASGKTVLLIGGEEGVVARSTDFGNTWRSTESSGITSMQFSVGSAVALDENTFYTGGIPGIHQSKDGGETWHRFNTRFECRVDNLISLETSPNSKASKVLYATVVGGVVKSTDAGSSWTAVDIERARYTLTVPKFNAKLKDREDTPLIGQISEVNGVLYAKGIRRNCETAYYRLDPDKNCLFPVEGYIFREGKTPPSRDSGRLMWTVFKGITLPFDSYRLPKQEGQITFTSSTDPDADSEDLSTQIIRENPRFGAECFLKLLDQKQDEHQLTYTLMLEGLYGNFAVSGETYYMEYNYKLFRWKPGDTRWSDTGVEETCELTRENMGRGFKLATSGETVYVGKRDGHLVQSLDGGDSWNDITSNLPLPVAHFNQIVFADSTVHIATDKGVFNSIDGVVWNAITDKAGKDVIIKSLATAGDTVYGANDDGIYHLEKETGTWQQIVPEIPDTITSLVVDRDAFYVGTEHRGVLRFERSES
- a CDS encoding ABC transporter permease subunit, which encodes MLTTLIRRELLDNLMTFRFAAAALIMLLLVVANTSVLITDHEQRLASHNAAVKMHQRQLQAAKTYSSGIRKLVVDRPPNPLSIFNVGFDKQLGNEVQISHSYVPSLWDTGMHGSDNPFMDMFASLDIVFIFEVILSLLALIFAYDTLAGEYERGTLRLVLTHPVRRGHILLAKYISAMLCLLVPLLMSLLLAVILLTMTPSISLNTGDFLRIGGIILTTVVYLSVFYLIGLLISAATRRTRTALMLSMFVWGFLVLVYPNMILAVVPQPEAPQARRASAFNQIEQMWEEFDRDRKRFLATDALPGEDWHFNILGSGGYSEGLWGDPSRLLYAYNSSMSAGSLNDEAEPKIPHAQNYFGFLGTQVIGTADQTWLIRKPALEGIFTQPANVERLYLKLSPVGLYDAATQAWAGTDLRGVRDFLDAARRHRQRVIDYLYDEEVFKSRQWFSSDKGAADWSNLPQFSFQRVDVNTNAKRALPDLSILLMLNVIIFIVIFLIFIKSEV
- a CDS encoding LamG domain-containing protein: MEKLFDYAVLFSALMLIAAGYAAADIADGLAVHFTFDSVKGKRILDESGNGLDAEVIKNTQFVKGKYGKAIRITGETEDCVNIPSSDALKISDEITMMAWVYHEDWTRSSSQWFDKGCYSKHTESYGMVVWGKKDFPELGALETDSVVSMLVGGADLQQSITTPNEMKHRTWHHVVGTYGDKALKIYLDGKIIANLPSQVDDFFGTNEEDLRVGCAKNKPQYAFEGGSIDEVAIWSRVLSEDEVRTAMQGPLLAISPKGKVTTTWGNMKRKAF
- a CDS encoding ABC transporter permease subunit, translated to MLTADNHKKMWHIAKRELYDNLNSLRFALATVLLLGLMLTNAIVHLREHPKRVQNSRNYVVEYQNRLAFHAGDSLYKLAEQGPGDLHKQPSVLRFCAEGGEAFLPNYAIGGADRWGHGGQPPLESFWILNYPSATPDLHNVRTNVTKVDWGFIIGYVLSLIALLFTFDAISHERERGTLRLMLANSIPRHTVLIGKFLGALISINIPFTLAVLVNLLMISTSSDVHLSAEAWGRLGLIFSIALLYISLFLALGLLVSARVQRSAVSLVILLLAWVTFVVFMPSTLVSIAGRSAPSTSTLGFSERSAQLEEELLREYYTLQYGSNKPLTQIQILQVAGEFVTKDAAQQERLHEERLKQQISQVRRARAITQISPVTIFYHLLEAFAGTGFERHLQFLENVKSYAQQFRVFIADTDQTDPESLHIFGVREGMSQKPVASEAIPKFEDTLSLNKDFNTAAVDLLLLTLFVVVLLSAAYLAFVRVEL